One Rhododendron vialii isolate Sample 1 chromosome 2a, ASM3025357v1 genomic region harbors:
- the LOC131315629 gene encoding glutathione S-transferase T1-like: protein MGLKVYGHRMSQPARAVYIFCKMNGIDFEEISVNFFTGETSSPEFQEINPMKQVPAIVHGSLKLWESHAILRYLACAFPGVPDHWYPTDLQKRAKIESVLDWHHLNLRHGALRLVQAVALAPKLGRQPKPQVAAEAEILLSESLEKIETVWLKESGPFLLGNSEPSIADLSLVCEIMQLEVLDEKDIDRILGPRKKVQQWMEDTKNATKPHFEEIHGVLYVTKAELQKQRLGANNA from the exons atggggctGAAAGTTTATGGCCATCGAATGTCCCAACCAGCACGGGCCGTTTACATCTTCTGCAA GATGAATGGAATAGATTTCGAGGAGATCTCAGTGAACTTTTTTACAGGGGAAACTTCATCCCCTGAGTTTCAAG AAATAAACCCTATGAAACAAGTGCCAGCAATCGTTCACGGAAGTCTTAAGCTGTGGGAGAG TCATGCAATTCTTAGGTATCTGGCTTGTGCATTTCCCGGAGTTCCAGATCATTG GTATCCAACTGATCTACAAAAAAGAGCGAAGATCGAATCAGTGCTCGATTGGCATCACTTGAATTTGCGACATGGTGCAC TTAGGTTGGTTCAAGCCGTAGCGCTTGCACCTAAATTGGGCCGCCAACCGAAACCTCAAGTAGCTGCTGAAGCTGAGATACTTTTGTCTGAATCTCTTGAAAAGATTGAAACAGTTTGGCTCAAGGAGAGCGGGCCATTTCTGCTGGGCAACTCCGAACCTTCTATAGCAGATCTCAGCTTGGTTTGCGAAATCATGCAACTAGAG GTCTTGGATGAGAAGGATATCGATCGGATATTGGGCCCGCGCAAGAAAGTTCAGCAGTGGATGGAAGATACAAAGAATGCAACCAAACCtcattttgaggaaatacatgGAGTGCTCTATGTAACCAAAGCAGAGCTGCAAAAGCAGAGGTTGGGAGCTAACAATGCATAA